Below is a genomic region from Helicobacter anatolicus.
CTTTTTGCAAATTCTCCGCAAGAAAAAATTCAGCTTTTTAAAGATTTTTATGCAAATTTTCTAGCAGGAAAAGGAGTTTTTGAGGACCATTTCTCCCCAAAAATTATGCAAAAACCTAGCTACTATACATTTTGCACAATTGTTCACCCCACAAGAATTAGAAGACCTAAACATATAAATAGCACACAGTCTTTAGCAAAAATTATTCATTCTATCGCACATATTGAATACAGCGCCATTGATCTAGCACTTGATGCAAGCTATCGCTTCATAAATTTACCAAAAGAATATTACCAAGACTGGCTCATGGTAGCAAATGAAGAAATACAGCATTTTCTACTTTTAGAATCTGTGCTCTATGAATTAGGCTATCAATATGGAGATTTCCCTGTGCATCAAAATTTATTTGATGCACAAACTGCAACCAATCACTCCCTAAGTCACAGAATGGGGTTGGTACATAGAGCATTAGAAGCAAATGGATTAGATGCAAACCCCTTTGTATGTCAAAAAATTATGCAAAGCACACATCATGCAAAAAATAAATTTCAAGAAATCTTAGATCTTATTCTAAGAGATGAAATCTCTCATGTCAATAAAGGAGATAAATGGTGGAAATTTAGCAAAACTCCTGATGAAAGTTTTGCCAATCTTTTATTAAGTTATAAAAACTTCTCACCTTTAAGTAAAATTATCAATACTTCTGCAAGATTACAAGCAGGATATACACAACAAGAACTTAACGAACTCAAAGAAATTTTTAAACATTGATTTTATATTTAGCAATTTTATGTTTCAAAACATCAATTTGCATCCCCAAAATCTCCGCGGCATTTTGTAAATTATTATCACAATCTTTTAGTACTTCCCTAATTAATTCACTCTCCAAACTAGCAATTTTATTGTCTTTTTCTTTTTTTGCTTGTTTGGGTTCTAAAAATAAATCTTTTTCCTCAATGCTTGTGCCATCACTTAAAATCACTGCACGCTCCACGACTGATAACAACTCTCTAATATTTCCATACCACTCATATTCAAGCATTTTTTGCTTAGCATTTTCACTAAATGTTTTATTTTCAAAACCATACTGCTTAATAGTTTCATCTTTTTTCCACTCTGCCAATGGCAAAATTTCTTCCTTTCTTTCTTTTAGCGGCGGAATCTCTAAAGGAATTGTCTGTAACCTAAAATACAAATCCTCCCTAAATTCTTTATCTGCTATCTTTTTTTGGATATTTACATTTGTCGCAGAAATAAAACGCACATCAATTTTGATACTTTTTGCACTACCAAGACGAGTAATTTCTTTTTCTTGTATCGCTCTAAGAAGTTTTGCTTGCAATCCCAAGGGCATTTCACCAATTTCATCTAAAAAAACACTACCACCATTCGCACTTTCAAACAAACCTGCTTTTGGTGCACTTGCATCTGTGAAAGCACCTTTTTCATAGCCAAAAAGCTCAGATTCCAAAAGATGCTCAGGAATTGCCGCCATATTAATAGCGACAAATGGTGCTTGTGCTCGACTAGAATTTTGATGAATAAAATTTGCAAAAACCTCTTTTCCAACCCCACTTTCCCCTAAAAGTAAAACACTTGCATCAGTTTGTGCTGCTTTATAAGCAATTTTTCTCACCTCTTCTAGTGCCTTAGAATCTGCAACAAATCCCTGCTTATTTTCTTTTTTATTTTTAATAGCATTTCTATTTATTGAAGGATTTTGTTTTTTTTGAAACTCAAGAAGTTTTTTTGTCCGTAAAATTGCTTCTAATAAAAGTTCTGGCTCAAAAGGCTTTTGAAAAAAATCTGCCACGCCAAGGCGTATCGATTCTATAGCTTTATTTAAAGATGCATTACCCGTAATCACAATAGCCTCATATTTATGATTTAATTGATTTAAAAACTCCAAGCCATCCATCTGTGGCATATTAATATCAGTAATCACAAGTTCAAAACTATCGTCAAGAGCTTTTAGTGCATCTTTTGGATTCTTAAAACTCACAACTTCAATTTCCTTAACATCTGCAAAAAATAATTCCAAGCTTTTTCTCATATTGATATCATCTTCAACAATCGCTACTTTCATTTCTTCTCCTTAAAAACTTTAATCAACAAAAAACCATTTTGCAAAGATACGCGCACCCATTTTGGCGGTAAAGCAAAAACTATCTTGTTATTAAGATAATTTTTATTAGAATAAGAATCTTCTCTAACTTGTACACCACTTTTATATAAACACTCCAAAACCTGTTCTTTTTGAAGTCTCAACACATAAGGAATCAACACTTCTAAAACACTGGGTATTTCATCATCATTTAATGCCACATCAATTTCGCAGCTATAATCCATGACTTTATTTTTATCTATAGCATGCGTAGGCTTTGAAATATCATATTTTTCACCCTGTGGTACCTCATTTTTTAATAAAAATTGATAAGAAATCACTAAATCCATCTCATAAACTGGATCAGGAATAAAAATATAAGGGGGTGCTTGCCAAGGATTTGGCATAACTTGTGGTATCAATGGTTCAATTGGCGGCTCTAAATAACTATGCATCTTATAAGGAAAACGTTGCAATTCTTTAGGAGGAGCAAAAGGAATCAAATCAAATATATTTGATTTTTCCTTAAAATTCCACAAAAATGTATCAGGATTTTGCAGTACAAAAGGGTTTTTCTTCCACTCTTCAGATGCAATCATTAATCCGCAAAAAACCAAACCCCATAAAAAACGCAATTATAGCAATTCTCCTTCTACCTCATCTTGCTCATCTTGCTCTTCTTTTGGGCAACTACTTGCATAAGCCACTTTTTCACCCGCAACATTTACAATTTTCACACCACTTGTGTTTCTTCCTGCTTCGCGTATTGCTTCTGTATCCACACGTATCATTTTGCCACTAGTTGTAAGTACCATCAAGTCTTTATTTTCATCATCTACATTAATCACACTTACAAGCTTCCCTGTTTTAGGAGTTAATTTCATGGCAATAACACCCTTGCCGCCACGACTTTGTAAGCGATAGGCACCTACTAGTGTTTGTTTACCAATCCCTAATTCACTTACAGTCAAAAGTTTGTTGTTTTCACCCGTAATTGTCGTAGCGCCAATCACATAATCCCCTTCTTCTTTAAATCTAATTCCTGTTACACCACGCGCTACTCTACCAATCTCTCTTACATTATCAATATCAAAGCGAATACACATACCCTGATAAGTCGCAAGGAACAATTCTTTCACATCTTGCGTAACAATGCTTGCAGTCACTAATTCATCATCTTCATCAAGATTAATAGCTTTAATTCCAACACTTCTAATATTGCTATATTCATTAAGATTTGTGCGTTTTACAATACCATTTTTTGTAAAGAATACCAAAGATTTATCATCATTAAAATCAGAAGTAGTAATCGTAGCCATAATTTTCTCATCACCAGAAAGCTGAATAAGATTGACCACTGCCTTACCTATAGCTGTTCTCCCTGCCTCTGGAATCTTATAAACCTTTAACCAATATAACTGCCCTTTATTAGTAATAAACATAATAGTATCATGAGTGTTTGCCACAAAAAAAGATTCTATAAAATCGTCATCATGCGTATTTCCGCTAACCTTCCCCTTACCACCACGATTTTGTTTTTCATAAACCCTACTTTGCACTCTTTTTACATACCCTCTGTGACTCATTGTGACCACTACACTTTCATTAGGTATCAAATCTTCTGCATCTATACTTTCATAATCTTCTTCAATCTGTGTCAATCTTTTAGTAGAGAATTTTTCTTTTATTTCAAGCAATTCTTCTTTGATGATTTCTTTAAGTTTTTCTTCGCTTTTTAGAATAGAATTTAGATATTCAATTTCTACCAACAAACTTGCATATTCACTCTCAATTTTATCACGCTCTAATCCCGTCAACCTTTGCAAACGCATTTCTAAAATTGCCTTGCTTTGCAATTCACTAAGACCAAATCTCTCCATTAAAGCATTTTTAGCTTCATCTGCATCTTTACTTGCACGAATTATTGCAATTACTTCATCAATATAATCAAGCGCAATTTTTAATCCCTCTAAAATATGTGCCCTAGCCTTAGCTTTCTCCAAATCAAAAATCGTGCGTCTGATCACAACGGTTTTACGATGTGCGATAAAAATATTTAAAAGTTCTAAAAGCGTAAAAATCTTTGGCTCTTTATTATTAATGGCAAGCAAAATAATTCCAAATGTTATCTCCATTGCGGTGGACTTATAGAGATGATTGAGTACAATTTCACTCATTGCTTCACGCTTTAACTCTATAACAACACGTATCCCCTCTCTATCAGATTCATCTCTTACTTCAGAAATTCCATCAATCACTTTATCTTTTACAAGTTCACTAATTTGTTCTACAAGTCTAGCCTTATTCACTTGATAAGGTACTTCATCAATAACAATCACATCTCTTGTTTTTGTTTTTTCTACATGAACTTTTGCACGAACTCTAATTCTGCCCCTACCTGTATTATATGCATCTCTAATCCCCTGTTTACCAAAAATAATCCCGCCTGTGGGAAAATCTGGTCCCTCAACAAATTCTAGCAATTCCTCAACACCAGCATCTTTATGATCAAGCACATAAATCACTGCATCAATGATTTCATCAATCCTATGTGGAGGAATTGAAGTTGCCATCCCTACAGCAATTCCATTGGAACCATTGACCAAAAGATTTGGGATTCTGCTTGGCAACACATCTGGCTCTTTTAGTGTATCATCATAATTTGGAATAAAATCTACAGTATCTTTGTCTAAATCTCTCAAAATTTCTTCACTAGCCTGAGTCATCCTAGCTTCTGTATAACGCATGGCAGCGGCATTATCTCCATCAATAGAACCAAAATTCCCCTGCCCATCTACAAGCTCTAATCGCATAGAAAAATCTTGCGCCATTCTAACTAATGCATCATATACCGCTGTATCTCCATGTGGATGATATTTACCGATAACATCCCCCACAATTCTTGCACTTTTTTTATACGCAGCCCTAGAGGTAACATTCAATTCATTCATCGCATACAAGATTCTTCTATGCACAGGCTTTAATCCATCTTTTGCATCCGGTAAGGCGCGTCCTACAATAACGCTCATAGAATAATCAAGATAGCTTTCTTTGATAGAATCATCAACATTCACATCTATTATATTTGTATTATCCAGTAAATTATCCATATCTTTTATACTCCCTAAAACCTAAAGTAATTCTAACTTAAAAAAGCTTAAAAAATAAGTAAAATAGGTAACTTATCCACACAATCACAAAAAATACAAGCAAGACTAACTGAATTGCACTTCCCATATCTTTTGCTTTTTTTGCTAGAGGGTGGGTTTGCGTACCCGTAAAATCTACTGCATTCTCAATAGCACTATTAATGAGTTCGCCCACAATACACAAAAAACAAGGTAAAACCAACAAAATCTTATGTGTCCATTCCTGTCCTATCCATAACCCTAAGCCACCAAAAATCATACCTAGAACAAAAATTTGCCTAAAAGCTGCCTCATCTCTCCAAGCTGCAGCTATGCCACTTAGAGAATAAAATAATGCATTGTAAATTCTTTTTATGCCTTTTTTACCTTTTTGATTATTGCGATGCTCCATCACTCCTCTACTTCCACACTAAAGTCATAATAATTAAAAATCTTTGCAAAAATTCTTTGCATATCATTGGGATTTGGATGTAAAAACACTCTTTTTGCTTTAAAATATTGGTCTTCTTCTTTAGCATTAAGACTCACTTCTACAGACTTAATTCTTCCTTTAAGTAAATCAGCATAAGCCCCAATAGCACTCATAACTTGCTCTCCATAAGGACCATCAAAAACCCCGAATAACCCCATCAAAAATCTCATATTATTTGCCCCTTCATTGATAGTTTTTTCATACTCATCCTCATTAATCTGTCTCTCTTGTTTTAAAACAGTTAGCATTGCTTCTTTAATATTTTTAGAATCCAACTTAAAAGAAGTTTTTTGCAAGTCAAATTCAAGTTTTTCTACAAATGTATCTATATCCATATTATGCTCAAACAAATCTTTGAAAATATTAATAATATTTTTATTTGAAAATTCTTTACTCTTTAATTTTAAATTTGTTTGAATTTCTGCATCTGCATTATTTCCTATAGCCTTAAATACACTGTGACTAAAAACCTCGCCACTATGACGATCTATTACACTATCTTTACTAATATATTCAAAAGAATGAGGAATAAATTCTGGGGAGACATTTTGTGCGATTTCAAGAGTTTTGATATTTCCCCTCATATATCTTTGTAAACTGTTAATCCTAATATCTCTAAACCCCATAGTAAAATTATCAATTTCTGCTTGCTTTTCTTGCTGCATCATAATTTTTAACACAGGTACTTTACATTCATAACTAAAAAATCCACTACACGAAAAAGGTTTGGGAATCTCAAAATAAAACTCACCCCCTCTTTGCCCCATGTTAAAAAATACATTTAACTGAGCTTCAAACTCATTTTTTACCTTTGTACTTACATATGCAAATAAAATAAATAAGGCACAAATAACCCCAGCCCCTATAATCAAAATGATTTTAGCTATTCTCTTCCCCAACATTTTTTATCCTTAAAAAAATATTCAATGGATAAAATTATAACAAATTCCCCAAAAAAAGGGGAAGGATTACTTTTGATTAGAAAATACCCTATAATTGTAAGGTACAAGATTTTTATCCAATTTAAGCAAGTCTTTTGGTGCATCATCTTGTAGCGGGCTTTCATAGTAACGTTTATTATTAACTTCTGAAGGCTTTGGTGCAATTTTTCTCATATCTTCAAACCCAAGCTTACTAGCTTGCATCTTAATTCCATATTTCATGGCAATAGCCAAAACCTCATTTTGTCCATCTTTTGCATATTTTACAGCTTGCAATGCAATGCGGTTACTTTCTCTTGGATTATGAAAACCTGAAGAATTCTCAGCATTCATAAAATCTGCTCTCATTTGGCTTTTTCTATGTAATTCCAAAGCAGGTGTCAAAATCTTTGTAATCTCTATTTCTTGTTGTTTTTTATCTGCAATCTTTGCGAACTCTTGTAGCTTTAACATTTCGCTTCTTAGAGTTGTAATATCTTGAATCAAACTCGCAACTGCATATTCCGCACTTCTAATATTGGCTGCTACCATCCTTTGTATATCTTTTACTTGATTTTTTAAATAATCTTCATTTTGAGTATGACAAGATTTACAAGATGCATTTACATCAAGCAGAGGAGAGGCAATAAAGTGATTAGTCACCTTTTTAGCACCTTTTCTTGTATAAGGCATATGACAATCCGCACAGCTCACACCATTTGCTGCATGCACACTACCAGAATAAAGCTCTGCTTCAGGATGCTGCATTTTTAAAATAGGTGCCTTAGTTGATGCATGAATAAAATCGTAAGGAAAACTATCTCTTACACTCTCATAATAATCATCAAACATTTCGATTCTAAAAGGCTCTCCTTTTTTCCAAAACTTCCAAGGATAAGTCAATTCAATACCATTTGCTTGCACTTCAATGATTTTATTTCCTTCTCTAAATTCAGGAATCTCCTGATAGTTTGTTTCAGCTTTAACAGTTACTTTTTTTCCTGTAGGTTGATTATAATACTCAACATGGCATTGCATACAAACTAAAGATCGCATTTCTTGACGATCCGCCTTAATTCCATGCTTTTCATCACTTTCATAACCACGAGCAATAAAAGCTTTTATTGCAGCAGGTCTTGTAACACGCAAACTCATATCATCAGGATTATGACAATCTGCACAAGTGCTTCCCATTTTTTTACCATGCACAGTATTTGGACCTTCCATCATTTTAATAATTGTCCAGTATTTCATTGTATTAAATTCTATCCAACCAAACTTTTTAACAAGATTTTGCAAATTTCCTGTATGACAATTCATGCAGGCACCAGGCTGACCATCAAAAGCCTTCAAACCATGACTATTGAGATATTCCTTATTATTTCTCAATGTATCCATTTGATCAATTTGAGAATAATAGTGGCTTCTGTTTTGATTGTAGTCATACTTAAATGCATACCCATCCCAAAACATTGTAAGTTGCGGATAACGATTGATTTTACTATAAGGGTAACTTCCAGCAAACTCTGTTGCAGTATGAGTAGAATCTTTCATTTTTAGATACATATCCAAATAATCTGGGAATCTCGCACCCCATACAGCAAAATCTGGATTATCATCACTCAATCCTTGCAAATTTTCTGTCTTTATCGCAACACTTTCACTTTTTTTAGCACCAATATCTGCGCTAAACCACGCAATACCTATGCCTAAAACAATCCCGATAATAATTAAAACCAATAAGCCCTTTGTCTTCATTTTCTTTCCTTTTTGTTTTGTTAATAATTTCGCTTATGCCCTACATTTTTATGACAAGATACACAACTTAAACTTTGATCTTGGTGCTGTGCTTTCAAAGTAGGATTTGTAATATTTTCTACATAGTCCTTATGACAAGATATACAATTTTCTTGCACCCATTTTTTTGTCTTTTCATTAGCTTCAAAATGTGTGGGTAAATTTTTTTCAAATGTAAAAACCATCATATGCCCCAATCCACTTTCTGCTTTTGCAACCCACTTTCTAAAAAAAGTATGTGGCAAATGACAATCTATGCATCGTGCAACAGCTTTATGCGAACTTTTATTATAATCATCATACACCTCATGCATCACATGACAATTATTACAAGCTGCAGAATCGCTACTTAGATATGAAAGTCCATTGGCATTATAAAAAATAAAAAAACCACCACCTACAAGAGCGCCCATAATCAAGACAAGCAATGAAAATAAAATAGCTTTTTTTCCCATCCACTCTCCCTCATTTTTGCTTTGTTTTGTTATATTAAGTTATTTTTAATCTTAATATTTTAGTATTCTAATAACATTTATATAAAACACTGCTTAAATTAAAATGATTTTCTATTATTTAATTTTTAATTAAAAAAGGTGCCGTAATGTTATTTTTTTCACATGAAGAAAGTAAAATATTTGCAAATACAAAATTAAAATTTATCATCACCTCAAGACTCCATGGCTTTAGCAAACCTCCATTTGATAGCCTCAATCTTGCCTATCATGTAAAAGACAATCCTGATAATGTAAGAAGGAATCGAGAAATTGTGCTAAAAAGTTATTTTCCACAAAAAAAGCTTGTTTGGCTCAATCAAGTCCATGGCAATCAAATTCTCACACCCCATACACATGGAATGATTGGCGATGGCGATGGAATCTTGTGTAATGATCCTTCCTATGTCTCTATGATTATGGTGGCAGATTGTATGCCAGTTTGTATTTTTGATTCCAAAAATCATGTCTTTTCTTTATTACATTGTGGCAGAGCAGGTATCTTTACTTCCATCATTCCTATAACCATTCACAAAATGCAAAAAACATATCAAAGTCAAACTAATGATTTATATATCTATCTAGGCCCTTGTCTTAAGGCATGCTGCTATGAAATCCAAGAAGATATCATCACGCAAACTCAACAACTTTTTCCAAGAATATCCCAAAATATCCTTCACAAAAAAGATGAAAAAACTTTTTTGGATCTCACCACACTAGTACTACATCAATTAAATACACTAAAAATCCCTCAAAAAAACATTGAAATCTCCCCTATATGCACAAAACACACTCCAAATCTTTTTTCCTATCGAAGAGAAAAAAATACAGGTAGATTTGCAATTCTTGCTAGTTTGCAAACATAAAACTCCTAAAGACATTTATCATCACAAAGTATAATTAAAAAAATATGATTTACATTATTCTAAAGGTTTTCCAATGAGAGAAAATTTAAAAAACAATCCAAATTTAAATGAAAAAAGTATTCAAATCGTCGAAAAAATCCTTAGTAAAAATGACCTTAAAGCTAATGAGCTTAGAGAACATTATAAAAATGATGGGCTTTATACAATCAATTTTATGAGCTCTCCTGGTAGCGGAAAGACAACTCTATTAGAAAACCTCTCTAAATTTGAAGATTTTAAATTTTGCGTTGTAGAAGGCGACTTGCAAACTAACAGAGATGCAGAAAGATTGCAAAAAATGGGGATAGCTGCAGAACAGATTGCAACAGGAGAAGCATGTCACCTTGAAGCTAGCATGGTAGAAAGGGCATATAATATACTAAAACAAAAAGGGCAAATTCAAAATTGTGATTATTTAATTATTGAAAATGTTGGAAATCTTGTTTGTCCGGCGAGTTATGATTTAGGTGCAGCACTCAATATCGTACTACTTTCTGTGCCTGAAGGCGATGACAAAATTCTTAAATATCCTAGCATGTTTTTATGCGCTGATGCTGTAATTATAAGTAAGGCAGATATGATTGACTATTTTGGTTTTAGAATCTCGCAAGTACAAGAAGATATGCAAAAGCTAAAGCCACAAGTCCCTATTTTTCTAACCAGCTCTAAGGATATGAGTAGTTTAGAAAAAATCAAAGATTTTATTATCCAGAAAAATAAAGAACAATATTTTTCAAATCATTCTTTTTGAGAAATCAAAATGTGTCTTGCAATCCCATCTCAAGTTATTTCCATAGATAAATCTAAAAATACCGCAACTGTAGAAACTCTAGGCGTGCAAAGAGAAGCAAGTCTAGATCTCATGCAAGATGAAATAAAAATTGGAGAATATGTTTTATTGCATATTGGCTACATTATGAGTAAAATTGACAAAGAAGATGCTTTAGAATCTCTAAAGCTTTATCAACAAATGATTGAGAACATGGAAGATGAAGAAGAATATGTCGATCCACTCTACAAAAAATAGTGCTTTTTTAATCAATTCCTTTAGAGATAAAAATACTATCTTAGCCCTTGCAGAAAAAATTGTTATAGAATCAAAAAAACTTCCTCATGATCTCTATATGATGGAGGTATGTGGAGGGCATACACATACACTAATGAAATACGGACTTACAAAATTATTACCAAAAAACATCCACTGCATTCATGGTCCTGGCTGTCCTGTTTGCATTATGCCAAAAAATAGAATCAATCAAGCCTATGAAATTGCAATGCAAAAAGATGTGATTTTACTAACTCTTGGAGATATGCTCAAAGTGCCAGGATCAAAAGGAAGCTTGCAACATGCCAGAAGTCTTGGAGCTGAAATTGGTTTTCTTTATTCCCCTTTACAAGCCATAGAGGTTGCACAAAAAAATCCTAACAAAAAAGTCGTATATTTTGCCATAGGCTTTGAGACAACCACGCCAATGACTGCTGCATTGTTGCAAAAAGCCATCGAATTAAAAATCAATAATTTATTTTTTCACATCAATCATGTTTTAGTGCCACCACCTCTTTATACAATTTTAGATTCCAAAGATACAAAGGTTAATTCCTTGATTGCACCATCTCATGTAAGCGTAATCACAGGCTCTAAAATCTATGAACCTATATTTGAAAAATATCAAATTCCTATTGTTGTCAGTGGTTTTGAACCCGTAGATATGATGCAAAGCATCTTAATGCTTGTCCAACAAGTTGTAAACAATACTCCCAAACTCGAAATTCAATACTCCAGAGTTGTCAATACAAATGGCAATCTCAAAGCCCAAAAACTAGTAAAAACATTTATGGAAACACGAGAAGAGTTTCAATGGCGAGGACTTGGAAATATCCCCTATTCTGCATTACGACTCAAAAAAGAATTTGCAAAATACGATGCAGAAATTATCTTTGATTCCATTCTTAGCAAAGAAAATATTCAAGATAATCGTGCATGTCGTTGTGGGGATATTTTAAGAGGTATTGCTAAGCCGCTAGATTGCAAAGTTTTTGGCAAATCATGTACACCACAAAATCCACTTGGAAGTTGTATGGTAAGTAGCGAAGGGGCATGTGCAGCTTACTATAAATATGGCTACACAAATTAAATCAAAGCATTTCTCTTATTTTTAGTGCAGAATCTAAAATTGCAGGATTTTTTACACCAAAAATATTTAATCCTATTTCATCTATTCTTTGTTTTAAATATGCCTCCCTATCTTCAAAACCATGGTTTTTTGCAACTTCATCTAAATTATTTTCTTTTTTTGGAAGATTTTTAAACTTTTCTTCATAAATACTATATATTTCATTAAAATCTTGATTATCAAGCTCTAAATTTGCTGCCACATCAAGCAAAAATTCTTTTTCTTGTTCATCAATCTCACCATCAAGATATATCAACAACAACAAAAATTCCACAAAACGCAAACGCTTTTTATATTCTGCATAGCTCATTGTTAAAAATTTTTTTGCTAAATCTATAAGATCACTTTTATAAAAATCCCCATCTATCATTTTATTAATCTCATCGACATAAAGTGCTTTATCCTGACCCTTTTCGTGCA
It encodes:
- a CDS encoding ferritin-like domain-containing protein; amino-acid sequence: MNFHSQLEKILFANSPQEKIQLFKDFYANFLAGKGVFEDHFSPKIMQKPSYYTFCTIVHPTRIRRPKHINSTQSLAKIIHSIAHIEYSAIDLALDASYRFINLPKEYYQDWLMVANEEIQHFLLLESVLYELGYQYGDFPVHQNLFDAQTATNHSLSHRMGLVHRALEANGLDANPFVCQKIMQSTHHAKNKFQEILDLILRDEISHVNKGDKWWKFSKTPDESFANLLLSYKNFSPLSKIINTSARLQAGYTQQELNELKEIFKH
- a CDS encoding sigma-54-dependent transcriptional regulator; this encodes MKVAIVEDDINMRKSLELFFADVKEIEVVSFKNPKDALKALDDSFELVITDINMPQMDGLEFLNQLNHKYEAIVITGNASLNKAIESIRLGVADFFQKPFEPELLLEAILRTKKLLEFQKKQNPSINRNAIKNKKENKQGFVADSKALEEVRKIAYKAAQTDASVLLLGESGVGKEVFANFIHQNSSRAQAPFVAINMAAIPEHLLESELFGYEKGAFTDASAPKAGLFESANGGSVFLDEIGEMPLGLQAKLLRAIQEKEITRLGSAKSIKIDVRFISATNVNIQKKIADKEFREDLYFRLQTIPLEIPPLKERKEEILPLAEWKKDETIKQYGFENKTFSENAKQKMLEYEWYGNIRELLSVVERAVILSDGTSIEEKDLFLEPKQAKKEKDNKIASLESELIREVLKDCDNNLQNAAEILGMQIDVLKHKIAKYKINV
- the gyrA gene encoding DNA gyrase subunit A translates to MDNLLDNTNIIDVNVDDSIKESYLDYSMSVIVGRALPDAKDGLKPVHRRILYAMNELNVTSRAAYKKSARIVGDVIGKYHPHGDTAVYDALVRMAQDFSMRLELVDGQGNFGSIDGDNAAAMRYTEARMTQASEEILRDLDKDTVDFIPNYDDTLKEPDVLPSRIPNLLVNGSNGIAVGMATSIPPHRIDEIIDAVIYVLDHKDAGVEELLEFVEGPDFPTGGIIFGKQGIRDAYNTGRGRIRVRAKVHVEKTKTRDVIVIDEVPYQVNKARLVEQISELVKDKVIDGISEVRDESDREGIRVVIELKREAMSEIVLNHLYKSTAMEITFGIILLAINNKEPKIFTLLELLNIFIAHRKTVVIRRTIFDLEKAKARAHILEGLKIALDYIDEVIAIIRASKDADEAKNALMERFGLSELQSKAILEMRLQRLTGLERDKIESEYASLLVEIEYLNSILKSEEKLKEIIKEELLEIKEKFSTKRLTQIEEDYESIDAEDLIPNESVVVTMSHRGYVKRVQSRVYEKQNRGGKGKVSGNTHDDDFIESFFVANTHDTIMFITNKGQLYWLKVYKIPEAGRTAIGKAVVNLIQLSGDEKIMATITTSDFNDDKSLVFFTKNGIVKRTNLNEYSNIRSVGIKAINLDEDDELVTASIVTQDVKELFLATYQGMCIRFDIDNVREIGRVARGVTGIRFKEEGDYVIGATTITGENNKLLTVSELGIGKQTLVGAYRLQSRGGKGVIAMKLTPKTGKLVSVINVDDENKDLMVLTTSGKMIRVDTEAIREAGRNTSGVKIVNVAGEKVAYASSCPKEEQDEQDEVEGELL
- a CDS encoding diacylglycerol kinase, whose amino-acid sequence is MEHRNNQKGKKGIKRIYNALFYSLSGIAAAWRDEAAFRQIFVLGMIFGGLGLWIGQEWTHKILLVLPCFLCIVGELINSAIENAVDFTGTQTHPLAKKAKDMGSAIQLVLLVFFVIVWISYLFYLFFKLF
- a CDS encoding ammonia-forming cytochrome c nitrite reductase subunit c552, giving the protein MKTKGLLVLIIIGIVLGIGIAWFSADIGAKKSESVAIKTENLQGLSDDNPDFAVWGARFPDYLDMYLKMKDSTHTATEFAGSYPYSKINRYPQLTMFWDGYAFKYDYNQNRSHYYSQIDQMDTLRNNKEYLNSHGLKAFDGQPGACMNCHTGNLQNLVKKFGWIEFNTMKYWTIIKMMEGPNTVHGKKMGSTCADCHNPDDMSLRVTRPAAIKAFIARGYESDEKHGIKADRQEMRSLVCMQCHVEYYNQPTGKKVTVKAETNYQEIPEFREGNKIIEVQANGIELTYPWKFWKKGEPFRIEMFDDYYESVRDSFPYDFIHASTKAPILKMQHPEAELYSGSVHAANGVSCADCHMPYTRKGAKKVTNHFIASPLLDVNASCKSCHTQNEDYLKNQVKDIQRMVAANIRSAEYAVASLIQDITTLRSEMLKLQEFAKIADKKQQEIEITKILTPALELHRKSQMRADFMNAENSSGFHNPRESNRIALQAVKYAKDGQNEVLAIAMKYGIKMQASKLGFEDMRKIAPKPSEVNNKRYYESPLQDDAPKDLLKLDKNLVPYNYRVFSNQK
- the nrfH gene encoding cytochrome c nitrite reductase small subunit — encoded protein: MGKKAILFSLLVLIMGALVGGGFFIFYNANGLSYLSSDSAACNNCHVMHEVYDDYNKSSHKAVARCIDCHLPHTFFRKWVAKAESGLGHMMVFTFEKNLPTHFEANEKTKKWVQENCISCHKDYVENITNPTLKAQHQDQSLSCVSCHKNVGHKRNY
- the pgeF gene encoding peptidoglycan editing factor PgeF, coding for MLFFSHEESKIFANTKLKFIITSRLHGFSKPPFDSLNLAYHVKDNPDNVRRNREIVLKSYFPQKKLVWLNQVHGNQILTPHTHGMIGDGDGILCNDPSYVSMIMVADCMPVCIFDSKNHVFSLLHCGRAGIFTSIIPITIHKMQKTYQSQTNDLYIYLGPCLKACCYEIQEDIITQTQQLFPRISQNILHKKDEKTFLDLTTLVLHQLNTLKIPQKNIEISPICTKHTPNLFSYRREKNTGRFAILASLQT
- the hypB gene encoding hydrogenase nickel incorporation protein HypB; translated protein: MRENLKNNPNLNEKSIQIVEKILSKNDLKANELREHYKNDGLYTINFMSSPGSGKTTLLENLSKFEDFKFCVVEGDLQTNRDAERLQKMGIAAEQIATGEACHLEASMVERAYNILKQKGQIQNCDYLIIENVGNLVCPASYDLGAALNIVLLSVPEGDDKILKYPSMFLCADAVIISKADMIDYFGFRISQVQEDMQKLKPQVPIFLTSSKDMSSLEKIKDFIIQKNKEQYFSNHSF
- a CDS encoding HypC/HybG/HupF family hydrogenase formation chaperone, whose product is MCLAIPSQVISIDKSKNTATVETLGVQREASLDLMQDEIKIGEYVLLHIGYIMSKIDKEDALESLKLYQQMIENMEDEEEYVDPLYKK